Genomic window (Candidatus Polarisedimenticolia bacterium):
CGGGATGTAGCGGTGGCCGTCCCCCATTTCAGTTGGCTTCTTCCTCGATGTACTTGCGGTACTGGGCCGCGGACATCAGGGCGTCGAGCTCCTTCGGATCGGCCAGTCGTATCTTCAGGAGCCAGCCGTCCCCGTACGGGTCCTTGTTGACGGTCTCGGGATGCGCCGCGAGCCGCGGGTTGACCTCGAGGACCTCTCCCGAGACCGGCGCGAAGATCTCCGAGACGGCCTTGACCGATTCCACCGTGCCGAACTCCTCGCCACCGACGACCGGCGCCCCGGCGGCGGGAACCTCCACGTAGACGATGTCCCCCAGCTCCGACTGGGCGTAATGGGTGATCCCGACCGTGCCGATGCCGCCCTGGACGGTAATCCACTCGTGCTCTTTCGTGTACTTCAGATCGTCGGGGTAGATGCCGTCACCTTTGCTCAACAGAAGCCTCCTCAGTGCGGTCGTCTGTAGAACGGCGTGGGCACAATCATCGCCTGGGCGTCGCGCCCTCGTATGTTCACTGCGAAGCGCGTCCCCGTCCGCGCCGCCGGGACGGGGAAATACGCCAGACCGATGCTCTTCTTCACGGAGGGCCCGACGGTTCCGGAGGTCACTTGCCCCGACGCCTCGCCGCCGACCCGGACGGGGTAGCCGTGGCGCGGGACCCCCGGGTCGATCATCTCGAACCCCATGAGCAGGCGCCCGGGCCCTCCGTCCTTCTCCCGCCTCAGGGACTCCCGGCCGATGAACGGCCCCTTCTCCAGCCGGACGATCCCGTCCAGTCCCGCTTCGAGGACGGTGGTCGTCTCGTCGACGTCGTTGCCGTAGAGGAGCATGCGCGCCTCGAGGCGGAGCGTGTCGCGCGCGCCCAGGCCGCACGGCAGGAGGCCATGCGGCGCTCCGGCGCGCAGGAGCGCCTGATAGAGGTCGGCCGCCGCCTGGGGAGGCAGGTAGATCTCGAAGCCGTCCTCCCCGGTGTAGCCGGTCCGCGACACGATGGAACGCGTCCCCTGCACCTCGGTCTCGATGAACCGGAAGGGGCGGAGCCCCGCCAGGGGCGCGGTCAGGAGTCCCTGCAGGATCGTCTCCGCCTTCGGTCCCTGCAGGGCCAGCTGCGCCCAGCGCGCCGAA
Coding sequences:
- the gcvT gene encoding glycine cleavage system aminomethyltransferase GcvT, producing the protein MPPAAGPLKTTPLVRLFRDMGARLVDFAGWELPVQFSSVIEEHLAVRSRAGLFDVSHMGEIEIRGGAAMDLVQMVTCNDAARLGPGQAQYTVLTTEKGTFVDDILVYRRGDREFLLVVNASNTDKDFAWIAAHAKGDVEVVNASARWAQLALQGPKAETILQGLLTAPLAGLRPFRFIETEVQGTRSIVSRTGYTGEDGFEIYLPPQAAADLYQALLRAGAPHGLLPCGLGARDTLRLEARMLLYGNDVDETTTVLEAGLDGIVRLEKGPFIGRESLRREKDGGPGRLLMGFEMIDPGVPRHGYPVRVGGEASGQVTSGTVGPSVKKSIGLAYFPVPAARTGTRFAVNIRGRDAQAMIVPTPFYRRPH
- the gcvH gene encoding glycine cleavage system protein GcvH is translated as MSKGDGIYPDDLKYTKEHEWITVQGGIGTVGITHYAQSELGDIVYVEVPAAGAPVVGGEEFGTVESVKAVSEIFAPVSGEVLEVNPRLAAHPETVNKDPYGDGWLLKIRLADPKELDALMSAAQYRKYIEEEAN